A part of Arachis hypogaea cultivar Tifrunner chromosome 12, arahy.Tifrunner.gnm2.J5K5, whole genome shotgun sequence genomic DNA contains:
- the LOC140177147 gene encoding uncharacterized protein: METGVIFYEFEDPYVYEDPVHHSYFIMGLEPRIRRYALPNRAFQHPLSSPHFDPDAPYDFPLSWLHPDAPGHPFPDDPEHPIPAQPLNEAVPEPIIPDEPELADDYVPVIPPEWDFPPEPIPDFPQPDEPALPDGGVAPIYANGPVLANGFVHSDSSVSGGSEDIVAAVDDEEEEDPEIEIEQDEEMDEPHGDSPNGHM, from the coding sequence atggagactggcgtgatcttctatgagttcgaggacccttacgtctacgaggatccggtacatcacagttacttcattatgggtttggagcctcgtattagacgatatgcgttacctaatcgagcttttcaacatcctctgtctagcccgcattttgaccctgatgctccttacgactttcccttatcctggttacaccctgacgcacctggacatccttttcctgatgatcctgagcaccctataccagctcaacctttgaatgaggcggtacctgagcctatcattcctgatgagcctgagttagctgatgactacgtacctgtgataccaccagagtgggattttccccctgagccgatccccgactttccacagcctgatgagccggcactaccggacggtggggtagctcctatatacgcgaacggacctgtgcttgcgaatggttttgtacatagtgacagcagtgtttctggtggatctgaggacATAGTTGCAGCTGTggacgatgaggaggaggaggatcctgagatagagatagagcaggatgaggagatggacgagcctcacggcgattctccgaacggccacATGTAG
- the LOC112728492 gene encoding uncharacterized protein isoform X1 — protein MCIFEEKLEETTLEKLVDWEYTVDKPHFVMDIAHYYLDGNADAVEFCPHDSYHHVLAASTYNLQEGDRPSRHGSISLFSVDGSDIAGGDDHLDLVCSVETSGIFDIKWSPPGQHSNPFLSQADADGYLRIHVLESSCNGVEGINLKHMISEKISDSMCLYLDWNPSGKSMTVGLSDGSVSIVSFLESKLEIQEEWKAHDFELWTTTFDIHQPNLVYTGSDDCKFSCWDLRDGPSNLVFQNSKAHKMGVCCIQKRSHDPNSLVTGSYDETLRVWDLRTISKPVNETSIGLGGGVWRVKHHPYIPNLVLAACMHNGFAIVSIKGNEAQVLETYKKHDSLAYGADWQKGEANHRVERTKPIVATCSFYDKLVRVWKPENEINL, from the exons ATGTGTATCTTTGAAGAAAAACTTGAAGAAACCACTCTGGAGAAGCTTGTGGATTGGGAATACACA GTGGACAAACCCCATTTTGTTATGGATATAGCACATTACTATTTGGATGGCAATGCTGATGCTGTGGAGTTTTGTCCACATGATTCGTACCACCATGTTCTGGCTGCCTCGACATACAATCTCCAAGAAGGTGACCGTCCCAGTCGACATGGAAGCATTTCTCTCTTCAGTGTTGATGGCAGTGACATAGCTGGTGGTGATGACCACCTTGACTTGGTTTGCAGTGTGGAGACCTCTGGCATTTTCGACATAAAGTGGAGCCCGCCTGGACAGCATTCGAATCCTTTTCTTTCTCAAGCTGATGCTGATGGATACTTGAGAATTCATGTGCTGGAAAGTAGCTGTAATGGGGTTGAAG GGATTAATCTAAAGCATATGATCAGTGAAAAAATCAGCGACTCTATGTGCTTGTACCTGGACTGGAACCCTTCAGGCAAATCCATGACAGTGGGGCTTTCTGATGGCTCTGTATCCATTGTTTCTTTCCTTGAATCCAAGTTGGAAATACAAGAAGAATGGAAGGCACATGACTTTGAACTCTGGACAACCACATTTGATATCCACCAACCAAATTTGGTATATACTGGCTCTGATGATTGTAAATTCAGTTGTTGGGATTTAAGGGATGGTCCTTCCAATCTGGTATTTCAGAATTCCAAAGCTCACAAAATGGGTGTTTGTTGCATTCAAAAGCGTTCTCATGATCCAAATAGCTTAGTAACCGGTAGCTACGACGAAACCTTGAGGGTATGGGACTTGAGAACAATCTCAAAACCTGTTAATGAGACTTCAATTGGCTTAGGGGGAGGAGTTTGGAGGGTGAAGCACCATCCGTACATTCCAAACTTGGTCTTGGCTGCATGTATGCACAATGGTTTTGCAATTGTTTCCATCAAGGGCAACGAAGCGCAAGTGTTGGAAACTTACAAGAAGCATGATTCCCTTGCATATGGAGCAGATTGGCAGAAAGGTGAAGCAAATCACAGAGTTGAGAGAACCA
- the LOC112728492 gene encoding uncharacterized protein isoform X2: MCIFEEKLEETTLEKLVDWEYTVDKPHFVMDIAHYYLDGNADAVEFCPHDSYHHVLAASTYNLQEGDRPSRHGSISLFSVDGSDIAGGDDHLDLVCSVETSGIFDIKWSPPGQHSNPFLSQADADGYLRIHVLESSCNGVEGINLKHMISEKISDSMCLYLDWNPSGKSMTVGLSDGSVSIVSFLESKLEIQEEWKAHDFELWTTTFDIHQPNLVYTGSDDCKFSCWDLRDGPSNLVFQNSKAHKMGVCCIQKRSHDPNSLVTGSYDETLRVWDLRTISKPVNETSIGLGGGVWRVKHHPYIPNLVLAACMHNGFAIVSIKGNEAQVLETYKKHDSLAYGADWQKGEANHRVERTKPIVATCSFYDKLVREGWKHE; the protein is encoded by the exons ATGTGTATCTTTGAAGAAAAACTTGAAGAAACCACTCTGGAGAAGCTTGTGGATTGGGAATACACA GTGGACAAACCCCATTTTGTTATGGATATAGCACATTACTATTTGGATGGCAATGCTGATGCTGTGGAGTTTTGTCCACATGATTCGTACCACCATGTTCTGGCTGCCTCGACATACAATCTCCAAGAAGGTGACCGTCCCAGTCGACATGGAAGCATTTCTCTCTTCAGTGTTGATGGCAGTGACATAGCTGGTGGTGATGACCACCTTGACTTGGTTTGCAGTGTGGAGACCTCTGGCATTTTCGACATAAAGTGGAGCCCGCCTGGACAGCATTCGAATCCTTTTCTTTCTCAAGCTGATGCTGATGGATACTTGAGAATTCATGTGCTGGAAAGTAGCTGTAATGGGGTTGAAG GGATTAATCTAAAGCATATGATCAGTGAAAAAATCAGCGACTCTATGTGCTTGTACCTGGACTGGAACCCTTCAGGCAAATCCATGACAGTGGGGCTTTCTGATGGCTCTGTATCCATTGTTTCTTTCCTTGAATCCAAGTTGGAAATACAAGAAGAATGGAAGGCACATGACTTTGAACTCTGGACAACCACATTTGATATCCACCAACCAAATTTGGTATATACTGGCTCTGATGATTGTAAATTCAGTTGTTGGGATTTAAGGGATGGTCCTTCCAATCTGGTATTTCAGAATTCCAAAGCTCACAAAATGGGTGTTTGTTGCATTCAAAAGCGTTCTCATGATCCAAATAGCTTAGTAACCGGTAGCTACGACGAAACCTTGAGGGTATGGGACTTGAGAACAATCTCAAAACCTGTTAATGAGACTTCAATTGGCTTAGGGGGAGGAGTTTGGAGGGTGAAGCACCATCCGTACATTCCAAACTTGGTCTTGGCTGCATGTATGCACAATGGTTTTGCAATTGTTTCCATCAAGGGCAACGAAGCGCAAGTGTTGGAAACTTACAAGAAGCATGATTCCCTTGCATATGGAGCAGATTGGCAGAAAGGTGAAGCAAATCACAGAGTTGAGAGAACCA
- the LOC112728492 gene encoding uncharacterized protein isoform X3 translates to MDIAHYYLDGNADAVEFCPHDSYHHVLAASTYNLQEGDRPSRHGSISLFSVDGSDIAGGDDHLDLVCSVETSGIFDIKWSPPGQHSNPFLSQADADGYLRIHVLESSCNGVEGINLKHMISEKISDSMCLYLDWNPSGKSMTVGLSDGSVSIVSFLESKLEIQEEWKAHDFELWTTTFDIHQPNLVYTGSDDCKFSCWDLRDGPSNLVFQNSKAHKMGVCCIQKRSHDPNSLVTGSYDETLRVWDLRTISKPVNETSIGLGGGVWRVKHHPYIPNLVLAACMHNGFAIVSIKGNEAQVLETYKKHDSLAYGADWQKGEANHRVERTKPIVATCSFYDKLVRVWKPENEINL, encoded by the exons ATGGATATAGCACATTACTATTTGGATGGCAATGCTGATGCTGTGGAGTTTTGTCCACATGATTCGTACCACCATGTTCTGGCTGCCTCGACATACAATCTCCAAGAAGGTGACCGTCCCAGTCGACATGGAAGCATTTCTCTCTTCAGTGTTGATGGCAGTGACATAGCTGGTGGTGATGACCACCTTGACTTGGTTTGCAGTGTGGAGACCTCTGGCATTTTCGACATAAAGTGGAGCCCGCCTGGACAGCATTCGAATCCTTTTCTTTCTCAAGCTGATGCTGATGGATACTTGAGAATTCATGTGCTGGAAAGTAGCTGTAATGGGGTTGAAG GGATTAATCTAAAGCATATGATCAGTGAAAAAATCAGCGACTCTATGTGCTTGTACCTGGACTGGAACCCTTCAGGCAAATCCATGACAGTGGGGCTTTCTGATGGCTCTGTATCCATTGTTTCTTTCCTTGAATCCAAGTTGGAAATACAAGAAGAATGGAAGGCACATGACTTTGAACTCTGGACAACCACATTTGATATCCACCAACCAAATTTGGTATATACTGGCTCTGATGATTGTAAATTCAGTTGTTGGGATTTAAGGGATGGTCCTTCCAATCTGGTATTTCAGAATTCCAAAGCTCACAAAATGGGTGTTTGTTGCATTCAAAAGCGTTCTCATGATCCAAATAGCTTAGTAACCGGTAGCTACGACGAAACCTTGAGGGTATGGGACTTGAGAACAATCTCAAAACCTGTTAATGAGACTTCAATTGGCTTAGGGGGAGGAGTTTGGAGGGTGAAGCACCATCCGTACATTCCAAACTTGGTCTTGGCTGCATGTATGCACAATGGTTTTGCAATTGTTTCCATCAAGGGCAACGAAGCGCAAGTGTTGGAAACTTACAAGAAGCATGATTCCCTTGCATATGGAGCAGATTGGCAGAAAGGTGAAGCAAATCACAGAGTTGAGAGAACCA
- the LOC112728492 gene encoding uncharacterized protein isoform X4, with translation MDIAHYYLDGNADAVEFCPHDSYHHVLAASTYNLQEGDRPSRHGSISLFSVDGSDIAGGDDHLDLVCSVETSGIFDIKWSPPGQHSNPFLSQADADGYLRIHVLESSCNGVEGINLKHMISEKISDSMCLYLDWNPSGKSMTVGLSDGSVSIVSFLESKLEIQEEWKAHDFELWTTTFDIHQPNLVYTGSDDCKFSCWDLRDGPSNLVFQNSKAHKMGVCCIQKRSHDPNSLVTGSYDETLRVWDLRTISKPVNETSIGLGGGVWRVKHHPYIPNLVLAACMHNGFAIVSIKGNEAQVLETYKKHDSLAYGADWQKGEANHRVERTKPIVATCSFYDKLVREGWKHE, from the exons ATGGATATAGCACATTACTATTTGGATGGCAATGCTGATGCTGTGGAGTTTTGTCCACATGATTCGTACCACCATGTTCTGGCTGCCTCGACATACAATCTCCAAGAAGGTGACCGTCCCAGTCGACATGGAAGCATTTCTCTCTTCAGTGTTGATGGCAGTGACATAGCTGGTGGTGATGACCACCTTGACTTGGTTTGCAGTGTGGAGACCTCTGGCATTTTCGACATAAAGTGGAGCCCGCCTGGACAGCATTCGAATCCTTTTCTTTCTCAAGCTGATGCTGATGGATACTTGAGAATTCATGTGCTGGAAAGTAGCTGTAATGGGGTTGAAG GGATTAATCTAAAGCATATGATCAGTGAAAAAATCAGCGACTCTATGTGCTTGTACCTGGACTGGAACCCTTCAGGCAAATCCATGACAGTGGGGCTTTCTGATGGCTCTGTATCCATTGTTTCTTTCCTTGAATCCAAGTTGGAAATACAAGAAGAATGGAAGGCACATGACTTTGAACTCTGGACAACCACATTTGATATCCACCAACCAAATTTGGTATATACTGGCTCTGATGATTGTAAATTCAGTTGTTGGGATTTAAGGGATGGTCCTTCCAATCTGGTATTTCAGAATTCCAAAGCTCACAAAATGGGTGTTTGTTGCATTCAAAAGCGTTCTCATGATCCAAATAGCTTAGTAACCGGTAGCTACGACGAAACCTTGAGGGTATGGGACTTGAGAACAATCTCAAAACCTGTTAATGAGACTTCAATTGGCTTAGGGGGAGGAGTTTGGAGGGTGAAGCACCATCCGTACATTCCAAACTTGGTCTTGGCTGCATGTATGCACAATGGTTTTGCAATTGTTTCCATCAAGGGCAACGAAGCGCAAGTGTTGGAAACTTACAAGAAGCATGATTCCCTTGCATATGGAGCAGATTGGCAGAAAGGTGAAGCAAATCACAGAGTTGAGAGAACCA